A single Brassica rapa cultivar Chiifu-401-42 chromosome A04, CAAS_Brap_v3.01, whole genome shotgun sequence DNA region contains:
- the LOC103862901 gene encoding uncharacterized protein LOC103862901, translated as MRCKRHTVDFTSNLGGVCASCLRERLLSLAAYAAAEDNNNRQSRKSNKPPPLLIFPRSVSPYVTGRKSDAGGGDRRFLAAPQVDLGFSCKDFESHRSSKSKGGKASRISNLFRARSEDYGCNRKPVSINYGSDRKPVSRFSCDGSESSWFSSFLSTVRSKKQPATACYIEDAISGHRRPQRVFCRGMSPARDESEPPSETIEETPGSSRRTPAVKTPGRRKIAAGIGFCLSPLVRAKPHCPFKRKTRFPSEVVGSAGEVTVLEKPHIAEAASFCGNRSKKLVDLGRVHHRR; from the coding sequence ATGAGGTGTAAACGACACACCGTCGATTTCACCAGCAACCTCGGTGGCGTCTGCGCTTCTTGTCTCCGTGAACGTCTCCTCTCCCTCGCCGCTTACGCCGCCGCCGAAGATAACAACAACCGCCAGTCGCGGAAATCTAATAAACCACCTCCGCTTCTGATCTTCCCTCGCTCTGTCTCTCCTTACGTAACCGGTAGAAAATCCGACGCCGGAGGGGGAGATCGCCGGTTCCTCGCCGCGCCTCAGGTGGATCTCGGATTCTCATGCAAAGACTTCGAGTCGCATCGATCGTCTAAGTCGAAAGGAGGTAAAGCTTCGAGAATCTCTAATCTATTCAGAGCAAGATCTGAAGATTACGGTTGCAATCGTAAACCGGTTTCGATAAATTACGGTTCGGATCGTAAACCGGTTTCTAGATTCTCATGCGACGGTTCGGAGTCTTCGTGGTTTTCTTCCTTTCTCTCCACCGTACGTTCCAAGAAGCAACCGGCCACCGCGTGCTACATTGAAGACGCTATCTCCGGCCATCGTCGACCACAAAGAGTGTTCTGTCGTGGAATGTCTCCCGCTAGAGATGAGAGCGAGCCACCGTCGGAAACAATCGAGGAAACGCCGGGGAGTTCGAGGAGAACACCGGCGGTGAAAACTCCGGGGAGGAGGAAGATTGCGGCGGGGATCGGGTTCTGCTTGAGTCCGTTGGTGAGAGCTAAGCCTCACTGTCCGTTTAAACGGAAAACTAGATTTCCATCGGAGGTTGTCGGAAGTGCCGGCGAGGTAACGGTGTTGGAAAAGCCGCATATCGCGGAAGCGGCGTCGTTTTGTGGGAATAGATCGAAGAAGCTCGTGGATTTAGGTAGAGTTCATCACCGCCGTTGA
- the LOC103862902 gene encoding dynamin-related protein 1E, with the protein MTTMESLIGLVNRIQRACTVLGDYGGGTGDNAFNSLWEALPTVAVVGGQSSGKSSVLESIVGRDFLPRGSGIVTRRPLVLQLHKSEEGTEDYAEFLHLPKRQFTDFALVRKEIQDETDRITGKSKQISPVPIHLSIFSPNVVNLTLVDLPGLTKVAVEGQPETIVEDIESMVRTYVDKPNCIILAISPANQDIATSDAIKLAKEVDPTGERTFGVLTKLDLMDKGTNALDVLEGRSYRLQHPWVGIVNRSQADINRNADMMLARRKERDYFDTSPDYGHLASKMGSEYLAKLLSKHLESVIRSRIPSILSLINKSIDELERELDKMGRPVAVDAGAQLYTILEMCRAFDKVFKEHLDGGRPGGDRIYGVFDNQLPAALKKLPFDRHLSLQSVKRIVSEADGYQPHLIAPEQGYRRLIEGALGYFRGPAEASVDAVHFVLKELVRKSIAETQELKRFPSLQVELAAAANSSLEKFREESKKSVIRLVEMESAYLTAEFFRKLPQEMERPAITNSKNQTAASPSPATQDQYGEGHFRRIASNVSAYVSMVSDTLRNTIPKACVYCQVRQAKLALLNYFYSQISKREGKQLGELLDEDPALMGRRLECAQRLELYKKARDEIDAVAWVR; encoded by the exons ATGACGACTATGGAGAGCCTAATTGGATTGGTTAACAGGATACAGAGAGCATGCACCGTGCTCGGTGACTACGGTGGTGGAACAGGTGACAACGCATTCAATTCTCTCTGGGAAGCTCTTCCCACCGTCGCCGTCGTCGGTGGTCAG AGTTCTGGAAAATCTTCGGTTCTTGAGAGCATAGTTGGGAGAGACTTTCTTCCTCGAGGATCCG GTATCGTTACGAGGCGTCCTTTGGTGTTGCAGCTGCATAAGTCGGAGGAAGGAACAGAGGATTATGCAGAGTTCCTCCATCTTCCCAAGAGGCAGTTCACAGACTTCG CTTTGGTTCGGAAGGAGATTCAAGATGAGACTGATAGAATCACAGGGAAGAGCAAACAGATTTCTCCAGTTCCTATTCATCTCAGTATCTTCTCTCCTAATG TTGTGAATCTGACACTCGTTGATCTACCCGGTTTAACTAAAGTGGCTGTTG AGGGACAACCAGAAACCATTGTGGAGGATATTGAATCTATGGTTCGGACATACGTTGATAAG CCAAATTGTATTATATTAGCTATATCTCCTGCTAACCAGGACATAGCTACTTCTGATGCTATCAAACTTGCAAAAGAAGTTGATCCAACAG GAGAGAGAACATTTGGTGTTCTTACCAAGTTAGACCTTATGGACAAAGGAACTAATGCATTAGAT GTACTTGAGGGAAGATCATACAGGCTGCAACACCCTTGGGTTGGGATAGTGAACCGTTCACAAGCAGATATTAATAGGAACGCTGACATGATGCTTGCAAGAAGAAAAGAGCGTGATTATTTTGACACCAGTCCTGACTATGGTCACTTAGCCAGCAAAATGGGTTCTGAATATCTAGCAAAGCTGCTCTCTAAG CACTTGGAGTCTGTTATCAGGTCACGTATACCAAGTATCTTATCCTTAATAAACAAAAGCATTGACGAACTTGAAAGAGAGTTAGACAAAATGGGTAGGCCTGTTGCTGTTGATGCTGGG GCTCAACTCTACACTATACTGGAGATGTGCCGTGCATTCGATAAAGTATTCAAGGAACATCTTGATGGAGG GCGTCCTGGAGGCGACCGTATCTATGGAGTCTTTGATAACCAACTACCAGCTGCACTTAAAAAGCTTCCTTTCGATCGCCATCTTTCTCTACAAAGTGTGAAGAGAATCGTCTCTGAAGCAGATGGTTATCAGCCTCACTTGATTGCGCCAGAACAGGGCTATCGCCGTCTTATTGAAGGGGCGCTTGGTTACTTTAGAGGTCCAGCTGAAGCTTCTGTTGATGCT GTACACTTTGTCTTGAAAGAGCTTGTGAGGAAGTCAATTGCAGAAACTCAG GAGCTAAAGCGTTTCCCTTCACTGCAAGTGGAGCTAGCTGCAGCAGCCAACTCCTCCTTGGAGAAGTTCAGGGAAGAAAGCAAGAAGTCAGTTATTCGACTTGTTGAGATGGAGTCTGCGTATCTAACAGCCGAGTTCTTCCGGAAACTTCCTCAAGAGATGGAAAGACCAGCGATCACCAACAGCAAGAACCAAACCGCTGCTTCTCCTTCTCCCGCAACACAAGACCAGTACGGAGAGGGACATTTCAGAAGGATAGCATCGAATGTATCCGCTTATGTCAGCATGGTTTCGGACACACTTCGCAACACCATTCCAAAGGCTTGTGTTTACTGCCAGGttagacaagccaagctcgcgTTGCTTAATTACTTCTACAGTCAGATCAGCAAGAGAGAg GGGAAACAGTTGGGAGAGTTACTAGATGAAGATCCGGCATTGATGGGTAGGAGACTAGAGTGTGCGCAGAGGCTTGAGTTATATAAGAAAGCGAGAGATGAGATAGATGCAGTTGCTTGGGTTCGATGA
- the LOC103862904 gene encoding uncharacterized protein LOC103862904, translating to MAVRQKAMATLPKLIRAMRNESPKHHNLVLPSLRRAFSLYDQINLIDNVPEDQLRFQEFDETSFTVNGVKYDGSLLSVGNLLMSWSPRSFSEITTDSLSIFQTVRPIPELLIIGCGRYNHPVNPQVRQFVKSIGMKLETLDSRNAASTYNILNEEGRIVAAALLPYGVTS from the exons ATGGCGGTGAGACAGAAAGCTATGGCGACGTTGCCGAAGCTGATCCGAGCCATGAGAAATGAATCTCCGAAGCATCACAACCTCGTCTTGCCATCTCTAAGAAGAgctttctctctctacgatCAGATCAACCTCATCGACAACGTCCCCGAGGATCAACTTCGGTTTCAGGA ATTTGATGAGACGAGTTTCACGGTGAATGGGGTTAAGTACGATGGGAGCTTGCTCTCTGTTGGGAACTTGCTGATGTCATGGAGCCCTCGTAGCTTCTCTGAGATCACAACGGATAG CTTGTCAATCTTCCAGACTGTTCGACCAATTCCAG AGCTCTTAATCATCGGCTGTGGAAGATACAATCATCCAGTGAATCCACAAGTTAGACAGTTTGTAAAGTCAATTGGCATGAAGCTAGAAACTCTTGACTCT AGAAATGCTGCATCGACTTACAACATACTGAATGAGGAAGGCAGGATCGTGGCGGCTGCATTGCTGCCTTATGGAGTTACATCCTAA